One Jatrophihabitans sp. genomic window carries:
- a CDS encoding Bax inhibitor-1/YccA family protein, with protein MPPPPSAGQLNEWYNQPAYGQAAPPAAPSRYLTLDDVVTRSMVLLGTLLVAAGVAWFIVPDSTIGAVLLVSVLGSLGLGLYMAFSGKANAVTATVYAGLQGLALGGISEFFNDRFNGIVVQAITGTIMVAGGVLVVYKTGAVRVTPKFTKIVFASTLGVVGLMLVNLVAGFFTEGGLGLRDGGALAIGFSLLCIVIAASNLIMDFDMIEQSVRRGVDEKVGWYLSWGVLVTLVWLYLEILRLLSYFSGRD; from the coding sequence GTGCCGCCGCCGCCCTCGGCCGGCCAGCTCAACGAGTGGTACAACCAACCGGCTTACGGTCAGGCGGCCCCGCCCGCGGCGCCGTCGCGGTACCTGACCCTGGATGACGTCGTAACCCGTTCCATGGTGCTGCTCGGGACCCTGCTGGTGGCAGCGGGCGTGGCCTGGTTCATCGTGCCGGACTCGACCATCGGCGCCGTCCTGCTGGTCAGCGTGCTCGGCTCGCTCGGCCTCGGGCTTTACATGGCCTTCTCGGGCAAGGCGAACGCCGTCACCGCCACCGTCTACGCCGGCCTGCAGGGCCTGGCGCTGGGTGGCATCAGCGAGTTCTTCAACGACCGGTTCAACGGCATCGTCGTGCAGGCGATCACCGGAACGATCATGGTCGCCGGTGGCGTGCTGGTGGTCTACAAGACTGGCGCGGTCCGGGTCACCCCGAAGTTCACCAAGATCGTGTTCGCCTCGACGCTGGGCGTCGTCGGGCTGATGCTGGTCAACCTGGTCGCCGGCTTCTTCACCGAGGGCGGTCTGGGCCTGCGTGACGGTGGGGCGCTGGCCATCGGCTTCAGCCTGCTGTGCATCGTCATCGCGGCCTCGAACCTGATCATGGACTTCGACATGATCGAGCAGTCGGTCCGGCGCGGGGTGGACGAGAAGGTCGGCTGGTACCTGTCCTGGGGCGTGCTGGTGACCCTGGTCTGGCTGTACCTGGAGATCCTGCGGCTGCTCAGCTACTTCAGCGGACGCGACTAA
- a CDS encoding NACHT domain-containing protein: protein MRVRATGMLDTGLDFKTAVVSIFLAPIVYFALRRVGKFTLRLVKYLIDWTLRLVGRTVMHSLAGRISMRDYCKYAIRGPSQWLTVPGLRDVKLKTDEVFVPLLLTGTLRSQKSYSSENILEAGNRILVVGDPGSGKSSLVKRLYRDCATQALRRPTRSLLPILIPLPRLLDSKTPFDGTPSWAGKRLEEELRKSPSYEPIELLKTCLQVTGVVVLLDGLDEVSSESYRQCLEAIGLLSEMLDAAGENNRIVITMRSSYYHQVALDLTETFPEVLYVRPLTSGDIFEFLLKWPFGDSREVYKNAGRIHRELTDRPTLREMCSNPLILAMYVSHGELTGAESAVGPETRTQFYERVVEELLVLRRGRQGTTIMARTALREQRESLLGSLALTHMLDETQSANSLSWAVAVSTTQEKLHCGEADAIAFLNLLMKETGLFEVEREGQSIRFIHLTFCEFMAAVEAIRGRIGGLELVIDRCDYFSKRAAPEVRSRLLEVLPFAMGLTPRANRLNAFEIILDKFSWPSIARCLLETQAYINTKWRSKLEAELDELASTPENQWGAEWFNRLRLASVVVEDATRVAGVQNFEVPSVSLEQFYNELVRDQRSRLITMFSSIARQEPSSAFRLARQAGVDLLRESPEVLISSMSEPVFASMVYDHLSTSSVDMAEWATMLAEAALRYKSVNADLSRQVSFNPEWTKHYLSIRSIDRWGDFPGVSKLVREAVSIGVAHVNANRSAQLDSVYECLVRLADLPSWRRLRIRRNAVRLTALVVFIVAIAITPLRSNGIDSFAGMVISVAWIYAAMLPAVLIYSYITAMRFVYAALLNIVANPFKAGARELVVDLDKIENSFFVDFVPGTSLISVGMRLFRRSMRRKYQSNLNGLDEIRASL, encoded by the coding sequence ATGAGAGTTCGGGCGACCGGAATGTTGGATACTGGTTTGGATTTTAAAACCGCCGTCGTGTCAATCTTTCTGGCACCCATTGTATATTTCGCGCTGAGGCGTGTAGGTAAATTTACTCTTCGGTTAGTTAAATATCTAATTGACTGGACTCTGCGCTTGGTTGGCCGAACTGTCATGCATTCATTGGCTGGGCGGATAAGTATGCGGGACTACTGCAAGTACGCCATTCGTGGGCCCAGTCAGTGGTTGACCGTCCCAGGTTTGCGAGACGTGAAACTCAAGACCGATGAAGTGTTTGTTCCGCTGCTCTTAACGGGAACGCTCCGATCCCAAAAGTCCTATAGTAGCGAAAACATCCTAGAAGCGGGCAACCGTATACTTGTAGTTGGCGATCCAGGGTCGGGCAAGTCTTCGCTAGTTAAGCGGCTATATCGCGACTGTGCCACTCAGGCCCTCCGGCGACCTACTCGGAGTCTACTTCCCATACTTATACCCCTTCCGCGGCTACTCGACTCGAAGACACCATTCGACGGTACGCCGTCGTGGGCCGGGAAACGCCTAGAGGAGGAACTGCGAAAGTCCCCCAGCTATGAACCTATAGAGTTATTGAAAACTTGTTTGCAGGTAACTGGAGTTGTTGTTCTCCTCGATGGACTTGATGAAGTATCCTCAGAGTCGTATCGACAATGCCTCGAAGCTATAGGATTACTTTCCGAAATGTTGGATGCCGCGGGGGAGAACAACCGTATTGTCATAACAATGCGTTCATCATATTACCACCAAGTTGCGTTAGACCTGACCGAGACTTTTCCCGAAGTATTATACGTCAGACCGCTCACTTCGGGGGATATTTTTGAATTCTTATTGAAGTGGCCGTTCGGCGACTCTCGCGAAGTTTATAAGAATGCGGGACGCATACATCGTGAATTAACCGACCGACCGACGCTTCGTGAGATGTGTAGCAATCCGTTGATATTGGCTATGTATGTCAGTCATGGCGAACTAACTGGGGCGGAATCGGCAGTTGGCCCCGAAACCCGAACCCAATTCTATGAACGAGTAGTGGAAGAGTTACTCGTGCTTAGACGTGGACGGCAGGGAACCACTATAATGGCAAGAACAGCACTACGCGAACAACGTGAGTCATTGTTAGGCAGTCTGGCTTTAACGCATATGCTTGACGAGACCCAGTCGGCCAATTCACTGTCTTGGGCAGTCGCTGTTTCTACTACACAAGAAAAGCTGCATTGCGGCGAAGCGGACGCTATTGCATTTTTGAATCTCCTCATGAAGGAGACGGGCCTCTTTGAAGTAGAGCGGGAGGGGCAATCGATTCGCTTCATCCACCTAACATTCTGTGAATTTATGGCAGCTGTTGAAGCAATCCGTGGAAGAATCGGCGGTCTTGAACTCGTAATCGATAGATGCGATTATTTCTCTAAACGGGCTGCGCCAGAAGTTAGATCTCGGCTTCTTGAGGTGCTGCCATTTGCTATGGGTTTGACGCCCCGGGCAAATAGACTCAACGCCTTCGAGATTATTCTCGATAAGTTCTCTTGGCCTTCAATCGCTCGGTGCTTACTCGAAACACAGGCGTACATCAACACGAAATGGCGATCAAAACTTGAGGCCGAACTCGACGAGTTGGCGTCAACTCCCGAAAACCAGTGGGGTGCTGAGTGGTTCAACCGATTACGCCTTGCGTCAGTAGTTGTAGAAGATGCAACGCGCGTAGCCGGGGTTCAAAATTTTGAAGTCCCTTCAGTTTCCCTGGAGCAGTTTTACAACGAACTGGTTCGGGATCAGCGGTCGCGGCTTATTACCATGTTTTCGTCAATAGCACGTCAAGAACCATCGTCGGCATTTAGATTGGCCAGGCAAGCTGGTGTTGATCTGTTACGCGAATCCCCGGAAGTTTTGATTTCAAGTATGTCGGAGCCTGTATTTGCTTCAATGGTTTACGATCATCTTAGTACTAGTTCTGTTGATATGGCAGAGTGGGCAACGATGCTAGCGGAGGCGGCACTCCGCTATAAATCAGTTAATGCCGACTTAAGTCGGCAAGTTTCATTTAATCCCGAATGGACTAAACATTATTTATCGATTCGATCTATTGATAGGTGGGGTGACTTCCCGGGTGTTTCGAAGCTGGTCCGCGAGGCGGTCTCGATCGGAGTTGCCCACGTTAATGCAAATAGAAGCGCGCAGCTTGATAGTGTGTATGAATGCTTAGTTCGGCTGGCTGACCTGCCTAGCTGGCGCCGGTTACGCATCCGTCGTAATGCGGTCAGACTGACCGCATTAGTCGTATTCATTGTTGCTATTGCTATAACCCCGTTACGTTCCAACGGTATAGACTCGTTTGCGGGAATGGTCATAAGCGTAGCTTGGATATACGCCGCAATGCTCCCCGCCGTCTTAATTTATAGTTATATCACCGCGATGCGATTCGTCTATGCCGCATTGTTGAATATCGTCGCCAATCCATTTAAGGCAGGCGCACGCGAACTTGTCGTGGATCTGGATAAAATAGAGAATTCGTTCTTTGTCGATTTCGTACCGGGGACAAGCCTTATTTCCGTAGGAATGCGTTTATTTCGCCGATCGATGCGGCGGAAATATCAGTCTAATTTGAATGGGCTTGACGAGATTCGCGCTAGTTTGTAG
- a CDS encoding acetyl-CoA C-acetyltransferase: MPSTPQAVIVATARSPIGRAGKGSLVSMRADDMVAQMITAALAKVPELDPRQIDDLLLGCGMPGGEQGYNMAKIVATLLGHDYLPGATVTRYCASSLQTTRMAMHAIRAGEGEVFISAGVEMVSRFVKGSSDGLPDTKNPLFAEAQERTAKVAAEGADGWQDPRERGDLPDPYIPMGQTAENLARVMGVSREEMDHFGVRSQNLAEKSIANGFWAKEITPVTLPSGEVVSADDGPRAGVTYEAVSQLKPVFRPDGLVTAGNCCPLNDGAAALIIMSDTKAAELGVTPLARIVSTGVTGLSPEIMGLGPVEASRQALARAGMSVSDIDLVELNEAFAAQVIPSYQQLGFDLDQVNVNGGSIAVGHPFGMTGARIATTLINSLQTHDKQFGLETMCVGGGQGMAMILERLS; this comes from the coding sequence ATGCCAAGCACTCCTCAGGCCGTCATCGTCGCCACCGCCCGGTCGCCGATCGGCCGGGCCGGCAAGGGCTCGCTGGTCAGCATGCGGGCCGATGACATGGTCGCGCAGATGATCACCGCCGCCCTGGCCAAGGTGCCCGAGCTCGACCCGCGCCAGATCGATGACCTGCTGCTGGGCTGCGGCATGCCCGGCGGCGAGCAGGGCTACAACATGGCCAAGATCGTGGCCACCCTGCTGGGACACGACTACCTGCCGGGCGCGACCGTCACCCGGTACTGCGCGTCCTCGCTGCAGACCACCCGGATGGCGATGCACGCGATCCGGGCCGGCGAGGGCGAGGTGTTCATCTCCGCCGGCGTCGAGATGGTCTCGCGGTTCGTCAAGGGCTCCTCCGACGGCCTGCCCGACACCAAGAACCCGCTGTTCGCCGAGGCGCAGGAGCGCACCGCCAAGGTCGCAGCCGAAGGCGCCGACGGCTGGCAGGACCCGCGCGAGCGCGGTGACCTGCCAGACCCCTACATCCCGATGGGCCAGACGGCCGAGAACCTCGCCCGGGTGATGGGCGTCAGCCGGGAAGAGATGGACCACTTCGGGGTCCGGTCGCAGAACCTGGCCGAGAAGTCGATCGCCAACGGCTTCTGGGCCAAGGAGATCACCCCGGTGACGCTGCCCTCCGGCGAGGTGGTGAGCGCCGATGACGGACCGCGGGCCGGGGTCACCTACGAGGCGGTCTCCCAGCTCAAGCCGGTGTTCCGCCCGGACGGGCTGGTCACCGCGGGCAACTGCTGCCCGCTCAACGACGGGGCCGCGGCGCTGATCATCATGAGCGACACCAAGGCCGCCGAGCTGGGTGTGACGCCGCTGGCCCGGATCGTGTCGACCGGAGTCACCGGCCTGTCACCGGAGATCATGGGCCTGGGGCCGGTGGAGGCGTCGCGGCAGGCGCTGGCCCGGGCCGGCATGTCAGTCTCTGACATCGACCTGGTGGAGCTCAACGAGGCCTTCGCCGCCCAGGTGATCCCGTCGTACCAGCAGCTGGGCTTCGACCTCGACCAGGTCAACGTCAACGGCGGCTCCATCGCCGTCGGCCACCCGTTCGGCATGACCGGGGCGCGGATCGCCACCACGCTGATCAACTCGCTGCAGACCCACGACAAGCAGTTCGGCCTGGAGACGATGTGCGTCGGCGGCGGCCAGGGCATGGCGATGATCCTGGAGCGGCTGTCCTAG
- a CDS encoding NAD(P)/FAD-dependent oxidoreductase codes for MSGGPTRILIVGGGYVGMYTALRAQKKLSRGRAEIVVIDPQPNMTYQPFLPEAAAGSVEPRHVVVPLRRVLKKCRVITGRVSAIDHGRRSVTVEQETGDVYQLSYDLLVVAPGSIARTLPIPGLAEQGIGFKTIGEAIYIRNHVLSRLDFASSTEDPALKRRALSFVFVGGGYAGVEALAELEDMARYACRYYPNLTSADLRWVLVEASNRIMPEVSVGLSAYTAKRLKQRSIDVRLATRLVSAVDGRIELSDGESFEADTLVWTAGVKAHPLAARSGLPVDDKGRLTCRANLTVKGVEGVFSAGDTAAVPDLSKDDPNALCGPSAQHAVRQAKVLADNLARAVNGQALEDYKHAYAGSVASLGLYRGVAELYGVKVRGPLAWFIHRTYHLSRVPTFNRKVRVLADWTAALFFRREVVSLGQLQSPRHDFERASAS; via the coding sequence ATGAGTGGTGGACCTACGCGAATCCTGATCGTCGGCGGTGGTTACGTCGGCATGTACACCGCCTTGCGGGCGCAGAAAAAGCTGTCTCGCGGCCGGGCCGAGATCGTGGTGATCGACCCGCAGCCCAACATGACCTACCAGCCGTTCCTGCCCGAGGCCGCGGCCGGCAGCGTCGAGCCGCGGCATGTGGTGGTGCCGTTGCGGCGGGTGTTGAAGAAGTGCCGGGTGATCACCGGACGGGTGAGCGCCATCGACCACGGCCGGCGCTCGGTCACGGTGGAGCAGGAGACCGGGGATGTCTACCAGCTGAGCTACGACCTGTTGGTGGTGGCGCCGGGCTCCATTGCCCGGACGCTGCCGATCCCGGGCCTGGCCGAACAGGGCATCGGATTCAAGACCATCGGCGAGGCGATCTACATCCGCAACCACGTGCTGTCCCGGCTGGATTTCGCCTCATCCACCGAGGATCCGGCGCTCAAGCGCCGGGCGCTGAGTTTCGTCTTCGTCGGCGGCGGCTACGCCGGGGTCGAAGCGCTGGCCGAGCTTGAGGACATGGCCCGCTACGCCTGCCGCTACTACCCCAACCTCACCTCGGCGGACCTGCGCTGGGTGCTGGTCGAGGCATCGAACCGGATCATGCCCGAGGTGTCGGTGGGGCTGTCGGCCTACACCGCCAAGCGGTTGAAGCAACGCTCGATCGACGTCCGGCTCGCCACCCGGCTCGTCTCGGCGGTGGACGGCCGCATCGAGCTGTCCGACGGCGAGTCCTTCGAGGCCGACACCCTGGTCTGGACGGCCGGGGTGAAGGCGCACCCGCTGGCCGCCCGGTCGGGATTGCCGGTGGATGACAAGGGCCGGCTGACCTGCCGGGCCAACCTGACGGTCAAGGGGGTCGAGGGAGTGTTCTCCGCCGGCGACACCGCGGCCGTGCCGGACCTGTCCAAGGACGACCCGAACGCCCTGTGCGGCCCGTCGGCCCAACACGCCGTCCGGCAGGCCAAGGTTCTCGCCGACAACCTGGCGCGGGCGGTCAACGGCCAGGCGCTGGAGGACTACAAGCACGCCTACGCCGGCTCAGTCGCCTCGCTGGGGCTGTACCGGGGGGTGGCTGAGCTCTACGGCGTCAAGGTGCGGGGCCCGCTGGCCTGGTTCATCCACCGCACCTATCACCTGTCCCGGGTGCCGACCTTCAACCGCAAGGTGCGGGTGCTCGCCGACTGGACCGCAGCGCTGTTCTTCCGCCGCGAGGTGGTGTCGCTGGGCCAGCTGCAATCGCCCCGTCATGACTTCGAGCGGGCCAGCGCGTCCTGA
- a CDS encoding MsnO8 family LLM class oxidoreductase, whose translation MSNLRLSVLDQSPVPAGGSPAEALRSSLRLATILDNRGFVRYWFAEHHHSASFAGTTPEVLIAAALERTTQLRIGSGGVLLPRYNPVKVAEVFGVLSALHGHRLDLGLGRSGDNGDFPRQLIELHHHIDAQVEQGGLRPMIWLLGTGTGSSTLASRFGTGFAYGHFLNPSNPANARQALLHYQSQFQPSPQQPRPTTIITVRAVVAESESRAAELANSFVLWRTRRDLGMDVPFPTPEQARQHSWTLAENRTREGHAQALISGSAEQVRAELLALIDGLGVEEIMVNTPLADVEDRVESHLALADAFGLGQSAGSTPDLRASAVEPQLS comes from the coding sequence ATGAGCAACCTGCGGTTGTCCGTGCTGGACCAGTCACCGGTGCCGGCCGGCGGCTCACCGGCCGAAGCGCTCCGCAGCTCGCTGCGGTTGGCGACCATCCTCGACAACCGGGGGTTCGTCCGGTACTGGTTCGCCGAGCACCACCACAGCGCGAGCTTCGCCGGCACCACTCCCGAGGTGCTGATCGCCGCGGCGCTGGAGCGGACCACGCAGTTGCGCATCGGCAGCGGCGGCGTGCTGCTGCCCCGCTATAACCCCGTCAAGGTCGCAGAGGTCTTCGGGGTGCTGTCGGCGCTGCACGGTCACCGGCTCGATCTCGGGCTGGGACGATCCGGCGACAACGGCGACTTCCCCCGGCAACTGATCGAGCTGCATCACCACATCGACGCCCAGGTCGAGCAAGGCGGCCTTCGGCCGATGATCTGGCTGCTCGGCACGGGCACGGGCTCCTCGACCTTGGCCTCGCGGTTCGGCACCGGCTTCGCCTACGGGCACTTTCTGAATCCGTCGAATCCGGCCAACGCCAGGCAGGCGCTGCTTCACTACCAGAGTCAGTTCCAGCCCTCACCGCAACAGCCCCGGCCCACCACCATCATCACGGTGCGTGCCGTCGTGGCCGAGTCCGAGTCCAGGGCGGCCGAGCTCGCCAACAGCTTCGTGCTGTGGCGCACCCGCAGGGACCTCGGCATGGACGTGCCCTTCCCCACCCCCGAGCAGGCCCGCCAGCACAGCTGGACCCTCGCCGAGAACCGCACCCGCGAAGGCCACGCCCAAGCGTTGATCTCCGGGTCGGCCGAGCAGGTGCGCGCGGAGCTGCTGGCGCTGATCGACGGCCTGGGCGTCGAGGAGATCATGGTGAACACGCCGCTGGCCGACGTAGAGGACCGGGTGGAGTCCCACCTCGCCCTGGCCGATGCCTTCGGGCTGGGTCAGTCCGCCGGCTCGACGCCGGACCTTCGTGCCAGCGCGGTCGAGCCTCAGCTCAGCTGA